The Apium graveolens cultivar Ventura chromosome 3, ASM990537v1, whole genome shotgun sequence sequence AAAACCTAAACAAGTTTCCCGAGTCGACTCAGAACAACTCGTCCGCCTCGACTCACTCCCTTGGCACACTTCTCTCCCCAAGTTCACCTCCACCGACGACACCGTCTATATTGTCGCCGAAGGCGCTAAACATGTCCAGAGTTGTGTATTTATTAATACTGAATAAGGGGGGGAGAGATTTATTAAAgccaaaaataaaaatttaaaaagacttaaattcaaataatagttataaattaaaagtatatatgAATAAATTATTATATTCTGCAGTAATTCAAACAATCACATACATTTCCGTAACATAATCCATATATATCACCCAGTAGACAATAAGGAATACATTACAAATGTTGTTTTAACTTAATATTAAATGTTGGAGAACATATTCTGCACTGATGTCATCATACCCCAAAAACTACTCAttataaaaataaacaaataaatcaTCTATTATCCACCTGAAGACAATATGAATATACCGTCAACAACTTCAATTAAAATAACATTTCCGTGTAATTTAGAACATGTACGTGCGGGCTTTAGAGCTAGTATTAAATACCAATAGTTATTGTAAATTTCTGTTTTAAATCTAAATTTTACAGTTAATCCTACGGTTGAATAGGAGTTAAAATTAGGTAAATGAATAGTGTGTTTTATTAACAGCCCCTGCCCTAATAATAGAAATACAATTCTTAATAGGAGACCGCCAGACGCAGGTCGTTCAACTCAAACTCACCAATGTCTTCACTTCAATCTAAACCCCAAAAAAGGAGAAAACCTAGACGAGTTTCCCGAGTCGACTCAGAACAACTCGACTGCCTCGACTCACTCCCCTGGCACTCTTCTCTCCCCGAGTTCACCTCCACCGATGACACCTTCTCTATTGTCGCCGGTACTAACGAACTCGACGGCGGTACTCTATTTATAACGTCATTAATATATTCAACTTTGTCGATTTTATGAGATTCTAgggtttgagtttgtgtttgatTAGGTTTTTTATCGCTCGAGGAAATTGACGAGTCGGCGTATGGGTTGGAGATACCTAAATTTGAAGAGGAGGTGAAATCAAAGAAGCGAAAAGCGAGTGAGAGTGGTAATGTAGGCGGTGATGATGAGAAAGGTGTTGGTAATGTTGAGGATGAAGGTGAATGTGGCGGTGAGGAGGATAAGGAAGTGAAGAGTACGAATAAGAAAATGATGAAGAggagtaggaagaagaagaaagtTAGGGAGAAATGGGAGGTTGCGAAAGTCGTAACATGTTAGGATTGTCGTTAATTGAATTTATTTCCGTAAATTTAATGATTTGAGTTGTGTTAATCTAATATTATGTAGTTTTATGTACGTTCCATTTTGTAATGTTGAGGTAATTACGGTAGTGTATATTAGATTTTGTAATGCTGAGGTAATTACGGTAGTGTAAATTAGCTTTTGCTTGTGTAAGTGTGTTAATTCTAATATTTTCTAGTTTTATATATGCTCCGTATTATAATGCTGAGGTAATTACAGTAGTGTATATTAGATTTTGAAATGCTGAGGTAATTACAGTAGTGTAGAATAGCTTTCGCTTATGCAAGTAGTTGTGTTATATGATGCTGAGATAGTTTTGGTGTATTTCAGTGTTTGCTTAGTTAAGTGATTGGAAATGAAGTAGAATTTTGGTGTATCAATGCGGATTCTTTTTACATATTAAAATTGTAAGTGGCTATGTTAGAATAATGTGGTTATGCAATTACAGTTCCGGATGTTCCAGAAGAGGATGCATTTGAGGATGGTGAATTTTATGCGTGGAATGAACTGAGACTTCATCCCTTGATCATGAAATCAATATACAGGCTTAAATTTAAGGAGCCTACGCCAATACAGAAAGCTTGCATTCTGGCAGCTACACATCAAGGAAAGGTTGATACCAAATTGTATGTTATGTCAGGCTTCTGAACGAGTGACGATGAATTGAATGTACTTAATGTTTTAATTCTCATTGCAGGATGTTATAGGTGCAGCCAAAATATGATCTGGAAAAACactttgttaggaatatatgtattagtttgatgataagttaaacaaaacacttaagtagaaatctagtgtttgtagcctcaacggataagaccatcttggctatccgttgaaggagtagctttacttagcaataagtttagtattgtagcacatttcattctctggattcaagttgtaattcttagatgttataggaaattatcagtcatgttgactactagtggatatgcaaataagagggctaattataaatatttcatgccttgtaattttgtataagtgaagaagtatcaacggatattgaagacctttaacggataagaaacaaagcttcaacggatgtctctaatgcttcaacggataatatccatcaacggataagtgcttcaacggataaagacttcaactgataatgcatcaacggataaagcctcaacggataaggcatcaacggataaggcatcaacggatgaaagcttcaacggatgcttagttcattagcagttgatagtgacaattcacaagctgacagaggctcatgggttgacagagacaaactggaatgtggaagcctctaggaggaatcaagaaaatacagcatttccattctgatgcaaacaaggaagtattcaaagatctacagccaagcctaaattgcatttgatagagaaatgaagaagaaacatgtgaagaatctttttaattgtattttacagttttgtcttcactttaaacttggtgatatataaaccaagtagcatctagtaattagataagaattttcctgagctgtttagaaatatccagagagaaaatcatctagtatgtactaggaagcaactgtgatttaattctttaaatcacagattttctgaaataacacatctctggtggaacaacaaatccaccagaaaagtttttaagttctttgtgttctttacatttgtgtttgaatatatatctgtctgtattagcttcaagcaattcacacacttgttctcaaaaacacttagccttagaaactgctcaaaacttgaaaaagttttgagatttacattcaaccccccttctgtaaatctcattgttagtccactgggaataaaaattggtatcaaagctttctcttaacatacaaagagtttaaagatccattctgctaacatcatgaataagaaggatattggtataaagattccaatcctggaaagagataactatcatcactggaaggtgaagatgcatttacatcttctctctcaagatgaaagctacatcaactgcattgagaatggtcctcacatcccacacaaggtggcaacggctgctactgcaacagttgttgttggacagtctattcccaagccaaaggcaaaatggactgttgaagatattgaagaggtccacaaggacaagaaagccatgaacattctgtttaatggcctggatcaagatatgtttgacaatgtcatcaacagccaaactgctaaggaaatttgggataccgtgcagcttatctgtgaaggcactgagctagttagagaaaacaaaatgcagcttctcattcaacagtatgaatattttcactttgaagaaggagaatcattgaatgataccttcaacagatttcagaaactgttgaatggattgaagctgtatgggagaatttaccaagtcaaggactccaatttaaaatttctaaggtctctaccaaaggaatggaagcctatgactgtttctctaagaaattctcaagattataaggacttcacact is a genomic window containing:
- the LOC141715065 gene encoding DEAD-box ATP-dependent RNA helicase 13-like, yielding MSSLQSKPQKRRKPRRVSRVDSEQLDCLDSLPWHSSLPEFTSTDDTFSIVAGFLSLEEIDESAYGLEIPKFEEEVKSKKRKASESGNVGGDDEKGVGNVEDEGECGGEEDKEVKSTNKKMMKRSRKKKKVREKWEVAKVVTFPDVPEEDAFEDGEFYAWNELRLHPLIMKSIYRLKFKEPTPIQKACILAATHQGKDVIGAAKI